From the genome of Rathayibacter sp. VKM Ac-2759, one region includes:
- the tilS gene encoding tRNA lysidine(34) synthetase TilS: protein MPDRPRLTPAVADLRRAVRASLDGLEAGALVLVALSGGADSLALASAVAFEAPRGGRRAGAVVVDHGLQEASAAVAGRAAEQARALGLSPVLREVVSVSAASGEGGPEAAARTARYRAFDDALVATGAAAILLGHTLDDQAETVLLGLARGAGAASLHGMAAVSGPLRRPLLGLGRDTTRAACVDAGLEFWEDPHNDDPRYSRVRVRRSVLPVLEDELGPGIAEALARTAEQLREDGDALDAMALDWALELVGQNDDGHVTVDARGLAADPPALRQRIIRLVVANEFGVSLSRAQTLAVAALVTDWHGQRGVDLPGVVATRSGPDLVFAPTR, encoded by the coding sequence GTGCCCGATCGCCCCCGTCTGACTCCCGCCGTCGCCGACCTGCGCCGCGCCGTCCGCGCGAGCCTCGACGGACTCGAGGCCGGAGCGCTCGTGCTGGTCGCGCTGAGCGGGGGAGCCGACTCGCTGGCGCTCGCCTCCGCCGTCGCCTTCGAGGCCCCCCGCGGCGGGCGGCGGGCCGGTGCGGTCGTCGTCGATCACGGTCTTCAGGAGGCGTCGGCCGCGGTCGCGGGACGCGCGGCCGAGCAGGCGCGCGCGCTGGGGCTCTCGCCGGTGCTCCGCGAGGTGGTCTCCGTGTCGGCGGCCTCGGGGGAGGGGGGCCCGGAGGCGGCCGCCCGCACCGCGCGGTACCGCGCCTTCGACGACGCGCTGGTGGCCACGGGCGCCGCCGCGATCCTCCTCGGGCACACCCTCGACGACCAGGCCGAGACGGTGCTGCTCGGGCTGGCGCGGGGAGCCGGTGCGGCGAGCCTGCACGGGATGGCCGCGGTCAGCGGACCGCTGCGGCGACCGCTCCTGGGCCTCGGCCGCGACACCACTCGGGCCGCGTGCGTCGACGCCGGTCTCGAGTTCTGGGAGGACCCCCACAACGACGACCCCCGCTACTCGCGCGTCCGCGTGCGCCGCAGCGTGCTCCCCGTGCTCGAGGACGAGCTCGGCCCGGGCATCGCGGAGGCGCTCGCCCGCACCGCGGAGCAGCTGCGCGAGGACGGCGACGCGCTCGACGCGATGGCCCTCGACTGGGCGCTCGAGCTCGTCGGACAGAACGACGACGGTCACGTCACCGTCGACGCCCGCGGTCTCGCGGCCGACCCGCCGGCGCTGCGCCAGCGCATCATCCGCCTCGTCGTCGCCAACGAGTTCGGAGTCTCGCTCTCGCGCGCGCAGACCCTCGCCGTCGCCGCCCTGGTCACCGACTGGCACGGCCAGCGGGGGGTCGACCTGCCGGGCGTCGTCGCGACCCGCTCCGGGCCCGACCTCGTCTTCGCACCCACCCGCTGA
- a CDS encoding glycoside hydrolase family 76 protein — MSYPTSFRADLEFNYWWLAHAIDAAVDAFERTGDGEHLERAARVHRAIRLRNGGRLVNGYFDDMMWLGGALARLGEAANEPRWLDRADRLWRFAADRGWNLRHGASLAWRRRQLDYKNAPANGPFAILGARLERLRPDGREELSRAAFDWMHVRLRDARTGFVADGIGREGGSARDDWAFSYNHGVYIGAALALHRLRPDVRLVAHAALTADDLLTRLAPEGVLVDQGTGDGALFGGIAYRHLVDLATTDGVAPATAERLRRFVAGSVDALWSTSERDGLLLAGPRWDAPPRLPATLSAQLGAVLATEAAAALAARARLGA; from the coding sequence ATGAGCTACCCGACCTCGTTCCGCGCCGATCTCGAGTTCAACTACTGGTGGCTCGCGCACGCGATCGACGCGGCCGTCGACGCCTTCGAGCGCACGGGAGACGGCGAGCACCTCGAGCGGGCCGCGCGGGTGCACCGCGCGATCCGCCTCCGCAACGGCGGACGGCTCGTCAACGGCTACTTCGACGACATGATGTGGCTCGGAGGCGCGCTCGCGCGGCTCGGCGAGGCGGCGAACGAGCCGAGGTGGCTGGACCGCGCCGACCGGCTCTGGCGCTTCGCGGCCGACCGCGGCTGGAACCTCCGCCACGGCGCGAGCCTCGCCTGGCGACGACGGCAGCTCGACTACAAGAACGCCCCGGCGAACGGGCCGTTCGCGATCCTCGGCGCCCGGCTGGAGCGCCTCCGCCCCGACGGGCGCGAGGAGCTCTCGCGGGCGGCCTTCGACTGGATGCACGTGCGCCTGCGCGACGCGCGCACCGGGTTCGTCGCGGACGGCATCGGGCGCGAGGGCGGCTCGGCGCGCGACGACTGGGCGTTCAGCTACAACCACGGCGTGTACATCGGAGCGGCCCTCGCGCTGCACCGTCTGCGCCCCGACGTCCGCCTCGTCGCGCACGCGGCGCTCACCGCCGACGACCTGCTCACCCGCCTCGCTCCCGAGGGCGTGCTCGTCGACCAGGGCACGGGAGACGGCGCCCTGTTCGGAGGCATCGCCTACCGTCACCTGGTCGACCTCGCCACGACCGACGGAGTCGCCCCCGCGACCGCCGAGCGCCTCCGCCGCTTCGTCGCCGGCAGCGTCGACGCCCTCTGGAGCACGAGCGAGCGCGACGGGCTGCTGCTCGCGGGCCCGCGCTGGGACGCGCCTCCGCGCCTGCCCGCGACCCTCTCGGCGCAGCTCGGCGCCGTGCTCGCGACGGAGGCGGCGGCCGCCCTCGCCGCGCGCGCCAGACTGGGGGCGTGA
- a CDS encoding GTP pyrophosphokinase family protein gives MLQYKFGMDEIVTKVSILQEEFRELQEYNPIEHVTSRLKSADSLIEKIERKGCETTFEGIAGAITDIAGVRITCSFVSDVYRVFELLTSQSDVTVLEVKDYIAEPKENGYKSLHAIVEVPVFLSGGSVDVCVEVQFRTIAMDFWASLEHKIYYKYDRQVPQELLDGLADAARTAASLDADMERLHRQVRGELPLQSSGAPRAVDV, from the coding sequence ATGCTGCAGTACAAGTTCGGGATGGACGAGATCGTCACGAAGGTGTCGATCCTGCAGGAGGAGTTCCGCGAGCTGCAGGAGTACAACCCGATCGAGCACGTGACCAGCCGCCTCAAGTCGGCCGACAGCCTCATCGAGAAGATCGAGCGCAAGGGCTGCGAGACCACGTTCGAGGGCATCGCGGGCGCCATCACCGACATCGCGGGTGTGCGGATCACCTGCAGCTTCGTCTCGGACGTCTACCGCGTCTTCGAGCTGCTCACCTCGCAGTCCGACGTGACCGTCCTCGAGGTGAAGGACTACATCGCCGAGCCGAAGGAGAACGGGTACAAGAGCCTGCACGCGATCGTCGAGGTGCCGGTGTTCCTCTCGGGAGGCTCGGTGGACGTCTGCGTCGAGGTGCAGTTCCGCACCATCGCGATGGACTTCTGGGCGAGCCTCGAGCACAAGATCTACTACAAGTACGACCGCCAGGTGCCGCAGGAGCTGCTCGACGGCCTGGCCGACGCCGCGCGCACCGCCGCGAGCCTCGACGCCGACATGGAGCGCCTGCACCGCCAGGTCCGCGGCGAGCTCCCGCTGCAGAGCTCCGGGGCGCCGCGCGCGGTCGACGTCTGA
- the hpt gene encoding hypoxanthine phosphoribosyltransferase, whose amino-acid sequence MEAADIADDITEVLYTEAEIHERIRDLARAIERDYAGENLLIVGVLRGAVMVMADLARELKLDIVMDWMAVSSYGSSTKSSGVVRILKDLDTDITDRKVLIVEDIIDSGLTLSWLQGNLRSRGAESVEICALFRKPRAAKVEVDVAYVGFDIPNDFVIGYGLDYAERYRNLRDVAILAPHVYE is encoded by the coding sequence GTGGAAGCAGCCGACATCGCCGATGACATCACCGAGGTCCTCTACACCGAGGCCGAGATCCATGAGCGGATCCGCGATCTCGCCCGTGCGATCGAGCGCGACTACGCCGGCGAGAACCTCCTCATCGTCGGAGTCCTGCGCGGCGCCGTGATGGTGATGGCCGATCTCGCCCGTGAGCTCAAGCTCGACATCGTGATGGACTGGATGGCCGTCTCCTCCTACGGCAGCAGCACGAAGTCCTCGGGTGTGGTGCGCATCTTGAAGGACCTCGACACCGACATCACCGACCGCAAGGTCCTGATCGTCGAGGACATCATCGACTCCGGTCTCACGCTCTCGTGGCTGCAGGGCAACCTGCGCAGCAGAGGGGCGGAGTCGGTCGAGATCTGCGCCCTCTTCCGCAAGCCCCGCGCCGCGAAGGTCGAGGTCGACGTGGCCTACGTCGGGTTCGACATCCCCAACGACTTCGTCATCGGCTACGGCCTCGACTACGCCGAGCGCTACCGCAATCTGCGCGATGTCGCGATCCTCGCTCCCCACGTCTACGAGTAG
- the ppa gene encoding inorganic diphosphatase, with product MAAYDVVVEIPKGSRNKYEVDHETGRVYLDRVLFTSFVYPTDYGYFENTLGLDGDPVDALVLLEYPVFPGVGVSVRPVGVLNMSDEAGSDAKVVVVPAKDPRWQHIQDIADVPEQTKNEIKHFFERYKDLEPNKWVKVEGWGDAAEAEQIVQDGIKKLAEEGH from the coding sequence ATGGCCGCATACGACGTCGTCGTAGAGATCCCCAAGGGCAGCCGCAACAAGTACGAGGTCGACCACGAGACCGGCCGCGTCTACCTCGACCGCGTGCTGTTCACCTCCTTCGTCTACCCGACGGACTACGGCTACTTCGAGAACACGCTCGGCCTCGACGGCGACCCCGTCGACGCGCTGGTGCTGCTCGAGTACCCCGTGTTCCCCGGTGTCGGCGTCTCGGTGCGCCCGGTCGGCGTCCTCAACATGAGCGACGAGGCCGGCTCCGACGCGAAGGTCGTCGTGGTCCCCGCGAAGGACCCGCGCTGGCAGCACATCCAGGACATCGCGGACGTGCCCGAGCAGACCAAGAACGAGATCAAGCACTTCTTCGAGCGCTACAAGGACCTCGAGCCGAACAAGTGGGTCAAGGTCGAGGGCTGGGGCGACGCCGCCGAGGCGGAGCAGATCGTCCAGGACGGCATCAAGAAGCTGGCCGAAGAGGGTCACTGA
- a CDS encoding CPBP family intramembrane glutamic endopeptidase, translated as MDSAAFPPPDPSTIALDPPDPATRGWAPPSASELPAGPAPYSSLLYAPDPRVRWGLPTAVLTIVGIVLPLAALILLFGFGVLPYSPGLLFAGAFGSYLVGLIVPIAASRLRGLGSLAADYGLRFRWVDIPIGIGLGIGVRLAIVAVLLVFSPYLADAQSNLDLEPDPLWFVLSSVVIPVVVAPVVEEILCRGVVMRAVRNRMLRRPADAAPPTRGRRIWAAVFSVIASTLVFALLHGHQMVNPATVVTLGATTVIAGLAHGWISTVTGRLGAAIVSHATLNGTAVLLLVLVTALS; from the coding sequence ATGGACTCCGCCGCCTTCCCGCCGCCCGACCCGTCGACGATCGCCCTCGATCCTCCGGATCCCGCGACCCGCGGCTGGGCGCCGCCGAGCGCATCGGAGCTGCCGGCCGGACCCGCCCCCTACTCCTCTCTGCTCTACGCGCCCGATCCGCGGGTGCGCTGGGGCCTGCCGACCGCGGTGCTCACGATCGTCGGGATCGTGCTGCCGCTCGCGGCGCTCATCCTGCTGTTCGGGTTCGGCGTGCTGCCCTACTCCCCCGGGCTGCTCTTCGCGGGCGCCTTCGGGAGCTACCTGGTCGGGCTGATCGTGCCGATCGCGGCCTCGAGGCTGCGCGGGCTGGGGTCGCTCGCCGCCGACTACGGGCTGCGGTTCCGCTGGGTCGACATCCCGATCGGCATCGGCCTCGGGATCGGCGTGCGGCTCGCGATCGTCGCCGTGCTGCTGGTGTTCTCGCCGTACCTGGCGGACGCGCAGTCGAACCTCGACCTCGAGCCGGACCCGCTGTGGTTCGTGCTCAGCTCGGTCGTCATCCCCGTCGTCGTCGCGCCCGTCGTCGAGGAGATCCTCTGCCGAGGCGTCGTGATGCGGGCCGTGCGCAACCGGATGCTCCGCCGGCCGGCCGACGCGGCGCCTCCGACCCGCGGCCGCCGGATCTGGGCGGCGGTGTTCAGCGTCATCGCGTCGACTCTCGTCTTCGCGCTGCTGCACGGGCACCAGATGGTGAACCCGGCGACGGTCGTCACCCTCGGTGCGACGACCGTGATCGCCGGGCTGGCGCACGGCTGGATCTCGACGGTGACGGGGCGGCTCGGCGCGGCGATCGTCTCGCACGCGACCCTGAACGGGACGGCCGTGCTGCTGCTGGTGCTGGTGACCGCGCTGAGCTGA
- a CDS encoding MarR family transcriptional regulator — MPADDASEMATWPTGRLLSTASRMVEHAWHGALAEIGLTHAGLIVLHFLQAGPTAQKELAAAAHVEVQTMSRTIERLEREGHVARHSDPADRRRQLVSLTPKGAEAWHRAHRLEVDMFPGSLEHGPLREALLDIIRDASESRWG; from the coding sequence ATGCCCGCCGACGACGCCTCCGAGATGGCCACCTGGCCCACGGGTCGCCTGCTCTCGACGGCGTCCCGGATGGTCGAGCACGCCTGGCACGGCGCGCTCGCCGAGATCGGGCTGACGCACGCCGGGCTCATCGTGCTGCACTTCCTCCAGGCCGGACCGACCGCGCAGAAGGAGCTGGCCGCCGCCGCGCACGTCGAGGTGCAGACCATGTCGCGCACCATCGAGCGCCTCGAGCGCGAGGGCCACGTCGCGCGCCACAGCGACCCGGCCGACCGCCGGCGCCAGCTGGTCTCGCTGACCCCGAAGGGCGCGGAGGCGTGGCACCGCGCCCACCGCCTCGAGGTCGACATGTTCCCGGGCAGTCTCGAGCACGGCCCGCTGCGGGAGGCGCTGCTCGACATCATCCGCGACGCGAGCGAGTCCCGCTGGGGCTGA
- a CDS encoding neutral zinc metallopeptidase: protein MTFNDDSQLSGGKVRRRGRTTGIAVGGGAGVVIVLALLSQLLGVDLSGLAGLAGGGGGTSPEQITSTAVACDSGADANAQVDCRLEGAAESLDRYWGTATGALGVGYTTPAGVIVFEDQTQTGCGGATAAVGPFYCPPDQTIYLDTDFFDELRTRFDTSGGSLAQMYILAHEWGHHIQNLTGAMESADRSGTGPDSDSVRLELQADCFAGAWVGDASTVPDETGTPYLKPVTTQEYQDALGAAAAVGDDRIQEQATGTVDPEGWTHGSAEQRQRWFQAGFEGDATSCDTFAAAQL from the coding sequence ATGACCTTCAACGACGACTCCCAGCTCAGCGGCGGCAAGGTGCGGCGGCGCGGCCGCACGACGGGCATCGCGGTCGGAGGCGGCGCGGGCGTGGTCATCGTCCTCGCGCTCCTCTCGCAGCTGCTCGGCGTCGACCTGTCGGGGCTGGCCGGGCTCGCGGGCGGCGGAGGCGGCACCTCGCCCGAGCAGATCACCAGCACCGCGGTCGCCTGCGACAGCGGCGCCGACGCGAACGCGCAGGTCGACTGCCGGCTCGAGGGCGCCGCGGAGTCGCTGGACCGCTACTGGGGCACCGCGACCGGCGCGCTCGGTGTCGGCTACACGACTCCGGCGGGCGTGATCGTCTTCGAGGACCAGACCCAGACCGGCTGCGGAGGCGCGACCGCCGCGGTCGGTCCCTTCTACTGCCCGCCGGACCAGACGATCTACCTCGACACCGACTTCTTCGACGAGCTGCGGACCCGCTTCGACACGTCGGGCGGCTCGCTCGCGCAGATGTACATCCTGGCTCACGAGTGGGGGCACCACATCCAGAACCTGACCGGCGCGATGGAGTCGGCCGACCGCTCGGGGACCGGCCCCGACTCCGACTCGGTGCGCCTCGAGCTGCAGGCCGACTGCTTCGCCGGAGCGTGGGTCGGCGACGCGTCGACCGTGCCCGACGAGACGGGAACGCCGTACCTCAAGCCGGTGACGACCCAGGAGTACCAGGACGCGCTGGGAGCGGCGGCGGCGGTCGGCGACGACCGCATCCAGGAGCAGGCGACGGGGACCGTCGACCCCGAGGGCTGGACCCACGGCTCGGCCGAGCAGCGTCAGCGCTGGTTCCAGGCCGGCTTCGAGGGCGACGCCACGAGCTGCGACACCTTCGCGGCCGCGCAGCTCTAG
- a CDS encoding MFS transporter: protein MPDRRSLTRSPDPRLITAVLAFAGMSASFMQTLVVPIQSELPTLLGADRSETAWVITATLLSACILTPVSGRLGDLYGKRRMAIAALVVLVIGSVVCAFAGDVWTLVVGRALQGAVMGVIPLGISILRDTLHRDRLPGAIALVSATLGIGGALGLPLSALVAQNLDWHVLFWMSAALGVLDIVLVLLVVPVSTLRAPGSFDVVGTIGLALGLSGILIAVSRGNDAGWTSPAILGSGLGGIVILLVWGWYELRQSSPLVDLRVAARPAVLFTNLASVAVGFAFFGAQITLPQMLELPLASGAGFGLSLIVASLVLAPSGLAMMATSPVAARLSAQSGPRIVLVSGAALIAVSYLLVLPFGTEVWQILVINALIGVGLGLAYAAMPTLIMHAVPASETAAANGLNSLMRTLGTTLSSAVTAAVLAQLTVSVGAIDVPSSDGFRTTFVIGAVGAVVAVVLGLLIPKVSRPEARPALP from the coding sequence GTGCCCGACCGCCGCTCCCTCACCCGCTCTCCCGACCCCCGCCTGATCACCGCCGTCCTCGCCTTCGCCGGCATGAGCGCCTCGTTCATGCAGACCCTGGTCGTGCCGATCCAGTCGGAGCTGCCGACCCTCCTCGGCGCCGACCGCAGCGAGACGGCCTGGGTGATCACGGCGACGCTGCTCAGCGCGTGCATCCTCACGCCGGTCTCGGGCCGGCTCGGCGACCTCTACGGCAAGCGGCGGATGGCGATCGCCGCGCTCGTGGTCCTCGTGATCGGCTCCGTCGTCTGCGCCTTCGCGGGCGACGTCTGGACCCTCGTCGTCGGGCGTGCGCTGCAGGGCGCCGTGATGGGCGTCATCCCGCTCGGCATCTCGATCCTCCGCGACACGCTGCACCGCGACCGCCTGCCCGGCGCCATCGCGCTGGTCAGCGCCACGCTCGGCATCGGCGGCGCGCTCGGCCTCCCGCTCAGCGCCCTCGTCGCGCAGAACCTCGACTGGCACGTCCTGTTCTGGATGTCGGCGGCGCTCGGCGTCCTCGACATCGTCCTCGTCCTCCTCGTCGTGCCGGTGTCGACGCTGCGCGCGCCCGGCAGCTTCGACGTGGTCGGCACGATCGGGCTCGCCCTCGGCTTGAGCGGCATCCTGATCGCCGTCTCGCGCGGCAACGACGCGGGCTGGACGAGCCCGGCGATCCTCGGCTCCGGCCTGGGCGGCATCGTGATCCTGCTGGTCTGGGGCTGGTACGAGCTACGGCAGTCGAGCCCGCTCGTCGACCTGCGGGTGGCCGCGCGGCCCGCCGTGCTGTTCACGAACCTCGCCTCCGTGGCGGTCGGCTTCGCCTTCTTCGGCGCGCAGATCACGCTCCCGCAGATGCTCGAGCTGCCGCTCGCCTCGGGAGCCGGCTTCGGCCTCAGCCTGATCGTGGCGAGCCTCGTCCTCGCCCCCTCCGGGCTCGCGATGATGGCGACGTCCCCGGTCGCCGCGCGTCTCTCCGCGCAGTCGGGGCCCCGCATCGTGCTGGTCTCGGGCGCCGCCCTGATCGCGGTGTCGTATCTGCTGGTGCTCCCGTTCGGCACCGAGGTGTGGCAGATCCTGGTGATCAACGCGCTGATCGGCGTCGGCCTCGGCCTCGCCTACGCCGCGATGCCCACCCTGATCATGCACGCCGTCCCCGCCTCTGAGACGGCGGCGGCCAACGGCCTCAACTCCCTGATGCGCACCCTCGGCACGACCCTGTCGTCGGCCGTGACGGCCGCGGTGCTCGCCCAGCTGACGGTCTCGGTCGGCGCGATCGACGTCCCGAGCTCCGACGGCTTCCGCACCACGTTCGTGATCGGCGCCGTCGGCGCGGTCGTCGCCGTGGTGCTCGGGCTGCTCATCCCGAAGGTCTCGCGGCCGGAGGCGCGCCCCGCGCTGCCCTGA
- a CDS encoding C40 family peptidase, with the protein MVDAKTTARSFTPAPRERAWKGRLPLAVSAAFAVTAVTASLGLTPASADDPSYPSWDDVQNAKTDEATKQAEIDSITGLIAGLQTQVDDASVVAMKKAEAWRQASEALAAAAQTVDELEAQAAAASTKAQTSRMRAGLLAAHLSRAAGGDLSMSLVASGENAGDLLYQLGAMSQLTEQSQKVYADALADKQNAESLGEQADVAVVEHQKLSDAADEARSVADAAAASAQSALAAQEAKSSELIAQLALLKDSTVEIETAYLEGEQQRRSAAAAAAAAAQAQAEAEAAQEAAQPAQAAPAQPAPAAQQPAPAAQQPVAPAAPAAPAAPAAPVVQQPAPAPAPAAPQPAPAAPAPTPVSNTNTVETAINYAMAQLGERYVLGGMGPDVWDCSGLTKQSYASAGVYIGTHSATNQYNTMANEGKLVPYSQRQRGDLIFWSDYPGDYYHVAIYLGGDQIIEAPNPNSPVRVHSIWGSPTGMVGRPAS; encoded by the coding sequence TTGGTTGACGCGAAGACGACCGCCCGCAGCTTCACCCCGGCTCCCCGGGAGCGCGCCTGGAAGGGCAGGCTGCCGCTGGCCGTCTCGGCGGCCTTCGCGGTGACCGCGGTGACCGCCTCCCTGGGGCTCACGCCCGCCTCCGCCGACGACCCGAGCTACCCCTCGTGGGACGACGTGCAGAACGCCAAGACCGATGAGGCGACGAAGCAGGCCGAGATCGACTCGATCACGGGTCTGATCGCCGGGCTGCAGACCCAGGTCGACGACGCCTCCGTCGTCGCGATGAAGAAGGCCGAGGCGTGGCGTCAGGCGTCGGAGGCGCTGGCCGCCGCCGCGCAGACCGTCGACGAGCTCGAGGCCCAGGCCGCCGCCGCGTCGACCAAGGCCCAGACCTCGCGGATGCGCGCGGGCCTCCTGGCCGCGCACCTCTCGCGCGCCGCGGGCGGCGACCTCTCGATGAGCCTCGTCGCGAGCGGCGAGAACGCCGGCGACCTGCTCTACCAGCTCGGCGCGATGTCGCAGCTGACCGAGCAGTCGCAGAAGGTCTACGCCGACGCGCTCGCCGACAAGCAGAACGCCGAGTCGCTGGGCGAGCAGGCCGACGTCGCCGTCGTCGAGCACCAGAAGCTGTCGGACGCCGCCGACGAGGCGCGCTCGGTCGCCGACGCGGCCGCCGCCTCCGCTCAGTCCGCGCTCGCCGCCCAGGAGGCGAAGTCGTCGGAGCTGATCGCCCAGCTCGCGCTCCTCAAGGACTCGACGGTCGAGATCGAGACCGCCTACCTCGAGGGCGAGCAGCAGCGTCGGTCCGCGGCGGCCGCGGCCGCGGCGGCCGCTCAGGCCCAGGCCGAGGCCGAGGCGGCGCAGGAGGCGGCGCAGCCGGCCCAGGCCGCGCCCGCCCAGCCCGCTCCCGCGGCTCAGCAGCCGGCCCCCGCGGCGCAGCAGCCCGTCGCCCCGGCGGCGCCCGCGGCTCCGGCGGCCCCCGCCGCGCCCGTGGTCCAGCAGCCGGCGCCGGCTCCCGCTCCTGCGGCACCGCAGCCCGCCCCGGCCGCCCCCGCGCCGACTCCGGTCTCGAACACCAACACCGTCGAGACCGCGATCAACTACGCGATGGCCCAGCTCGGCGAGCGCTACGTGCTCGGCGGCATGGGACCGGACGTCTGGGACTGCTCCGGTCTCACCAAGCAGTCGTACGCCTCGGCCGGCGTCTACATCGGCACGCACTCGGCGACGAACCAGTACAACACCATGGCGAACGAGGGCAAGCTCGTCCCCTACAGCCAGCGCCAGCGCGGCGACCTGATCTTCTGGTCGGACTACCCCGGCGACTACTACCACGTCGCGATCTACCTCGGCGGCGACCAGATCATCGAGGCGCCGAACCCGAACTCGCCCGTGCGCGTCCACTCCATCTGGGGCAGCCCCACCGGCATGGTCGGCCGCCCGGCGTCCTGA
- a CDS encoding nuclear transport factor 2 family protein — MIDIESWIAAYERAWASDDPQDIAALFTEDAEYFTAPYRDAITPRDAIVEWWRAEEEPSDPTFAWGLVALTEETAVVEARTIYPGDATYLNLWVVRFAEDGRARSFTEWYMTEPADSVS; from the coding sequence ATGATCGACATCGAGAGCTGGATCGCCGCCTACGAGCGGGCCTGGGCGAGCGACGACCCGCAGGACATCGCCGCGCTGTTCACCGAGGACGCCGAGTACTTCACGGCGCCGTACCGCGACGCGATCACTCCGCGCGACGCGATCGTCGAGTGGTGGCGGGCGGAGGAGGAGCCGAGCGACCCGACGTTCGCCTGGGGGCTCGTCGCGCTGACCGAGGAGACCGCCGTGGTGGAGGCGCGGACCATCTACCCGGGCGACGCGACCTACCTGAATCTGTGGGTCGTCCGGTTCGCCGAGGACGGGCGGGCGCGCTCGTTCACGGAGTGGTACATGACGGAGCCGGCCGACTCGGTGTCGTGA
- a CDS encoding M23 family metallopeptidase, giving the protein MLHSPRRSRPARTSGAPRLGRLRGAALASAVLALVAGLLVASPAQAVEYPTWEDVEAAKGDTAAAAQQVENITSLIAGLQDEVQAAQELAQQRGAEYFTAQEAFDQAADRATELDAQATASADEADAASQQAGLLAAQLYRTTGTDLSVNIFLDGQDGEADDLLSKIGNMSKLVERSNAIYEQASTSRNTASSLGDQAKVAQSERETLRIAAESALAEATSAQAASESALAEQQEQSIVLEEQLAALQDTESRTVAEYQAGVAAREAERQRKLAEEAAARQAAAEVYRQAQAAAAAARPSSGSGYSAPAPSAGGGSTAVNDSGWVRPAAGRITGTFGPRGTISTGGGSTSSSHRGTDIAGGCGIPIYAAHSGTVSYAGPNGTYGNWILLEHGDGISTGYAHIVAGGIYVSVGQRVEAGQQIAAVGSTGASTGCHLHYETRVNGVAVDAQPFMAARGVTLG; this is encoded by the coding sequence ATGCTCCACTCGCCGCGCCGTTCTCGTCCCGCACGGACCTCCGGCGCGCCGCGGCTCGGCCGCCTCCGCGGCGCGGCACTGGCCTCCGCCGTGCTCGCGCTCGTCGCCGGTCTCCTCGTCGCGTCGCCCGCCCAGGCCGTCGAGTACCCGACCTGGGAGGACGTCGAGGCGGCCAAGGGCGACACCGCCGCCGCCGCGCAGCAGGTCGAGAACATCACCTCCCTGATCGCGGGACTCCAGGACGAGGTCCAGGCCGCCCAGGAGCTCGCGCAGCAGCGCGGCGCCGAGTACTTCACGGCGCAGGAGGCGTTCGACCAGGCCGCCGACCGCGCCACCGAGCTCGACGCGCAGGCCACCGCCAGCGCCGACGAGGCCGACGCGGCGTCGCAGCAGGCGGGACTGCTCGCCGCGCAGCTCTACCGCACGACCGGCACCGACCTCTCGGTCAACATCTTCCTCGACGGGCAGGACGGCGAGGCCGACGACCTGCTCTCGAAGATCGGCAACATGTCGAAGCTCGTCGAGCGCTCGAACGCGATCTACGAGCAGGCGAGCACCTCGCGCAACACCGCCTCCTCCCTCGGCGATCAGGCGAAGGTGGCGCAGAGCGAGCGCGAGACCCTGCGGATCGCCGCCGAGAGCGCACTGGCCGAGGCCACGTCGGCGCAGGCGGCGTCGGAGTCGGCCCTCGCCGAGCAGCAGGAGCAGAGCATCGTGCTCGAGGAGCAGCTCGCCGCGCTGCAGGACACGGAGTCGCGCACCGTCGCCGAGTACCAGGCGGGTGTCGCGGCCCGCGAGGCCGAGCGCCAGCGCAAGCTCGCCGAGGAGGCGGCGGCCCGCCAGGCGGCCGCCGAGGTCTACCGCCAGGCGCAGGCCGCCGCCGCGGCAGCGCGACCGAGCTCCGGCAGCGGCTACAGCGCCCCGGCGCCGTCCGCCGGCGGCGGCTCGACCGCGGTCAACGACTCCGGCTGGGTCCGCCCCGCCGCGGGTCGCATCACGGGCACCTTCGGCCCGCGCGGCACGATCTCGACCGGCGGCGGCTCCACCAGCAGCTCGCACCGCGGCACCGACATCGCCGGCGGCTGCGGCATCCCGATCTACGCGGCGCACAGCGGGACCGTCTCCTACGCGGGCCCGAACGGCACGTACGGCAACTGGATCCTGCTCGAGCACGGCGACGGCATCAGCACCGGCTACGCCCACATCGTCGCGGGCGGCATCTACGTGAGCGTCGGCCAGCGGGTCGAGGCCGGCCAGCAGATCGCCGCTGTCGGCTCGACCGGCGCCTCCACCGGCTGCCACCTGCACTACGAGACCCGCGTCAACGGCGTCGCCGTCGACGCTCAGCCCTTCATGGCCGCACGAGGAGTCACTCTTGGTTGA